The Flavobacterium psychrotrophum region TTAGTGCACCACAGGGTGTTGTAATTAATTCTCAGACAGGAGAGATTGACATCGTAGCCAGCCAGCCGGGAACTTACGAAATTAAGTATACCATAGCTGCTGCAACCTGTAATTTGGGTGGGTCGTCTACAGATTCTGTTACTATATACGGTAACCTGTCTGCTACTATTACACAGGAATGCCGGGATAACGATACATGGCTTATAGCGACTATAAATGGTGCAGCATCTGATGATGTATCTTTTGAATGGACTAATACATCTGGTGCAGAAGTTGGTTCTGGTAATGCTGAATTTAATATTACAGATTATTACAGCAATACTACACTAACATTACCGTTGAATCTTACAGTAACGGTTTCTGTTGGCAACTGTACTGCCGTAGCACAACATACTGTAGAAAGTATTATGTGTAACATTCCTAAAGGTATATCTCCTGATAACGATGGGCTTAACGATAGTTTTGACCTTACTGGTATGGAGGTAGACAAGATTACGATCTTTAACCGTTATGGTCTTGAACTATGGCATTACAACGGTAGATATACAAACCAGTGGCACGGGCAGGACAGCGGCAACAAAGAGCTGCCTACCGGTACTTATTTCTATAGCATTACACAGGCTGGAGGAAAAACAGTTACAGGATGGGTGTATATCAACCGCAAAAATTAGTGAATATCATTAGATTGAGTATAGAAAGTATTGCATTTCAGGTCTTGGAACATAGGCATCTAAATACTGAAGTGCATTATAGATTTTAAGTTTTGTTAATAGACGGTTCGCTTTAAGCGACCGTCTATTTCTGTTTTTTTGAAAAAATATTGTTAAAAAAGTGAAAAAGATTATTGTTTTAATATTTATCCTGATGTTAGGTGTAAAAGGATTTGGACAAAATCCGCCAAACGACTGCGTAAATGCCATAACAGTTTGCGGTAACGGAGTTTTTGCATCAAACGCTACCGGCATAGGAAATATTCAGGAGGTTTCAGGATGCGGTGGGCTTGAACATAATTCACTTTGGCTCCATATCAATATTGTACAGGCGGGTACGCTTGGTTTTGATATTATTCCTGACGACCCGGATGTAAATGTAGATTATGATTTTTGGGTATATCCGGCAAATGCGCTGTGTGGTAGTCTTGGTTCTCCAATACGTTGTGCAACTACAAATCCCGGGTTGGCAGGCTTGTCGAATAATCGTACCGGTATGTCTGGGAGTACTTTAGTTACACAGGCAGGACCTGGTGCAAATGGTAATGGATATGTAAGGTGGCTACAGGTTTCTCCGGGACAGTCATACTATATAGCCATAGACCGCCCCGAAGGAGATGGTGGTTTTACCCTGCAATGGACAGGTACAGCTACAAACGGTACCGGTGCATTTCCTGAATCGCCTATTGCAAACCAGCTTGGCGAAGTGCGTTCTTGTAGTAATACGCCAGGCCTTGGTATATTTGACCTTAATGCGCTGCGTACTCAGATTAATCCTGATACGACAAACAATACAATCAATTTTTATAGCTCTCTTTCAAACGCTATAGACGGAATCTCACCGCTTAACAATATAATTTCTAACAGTACAAATCCCCAGCAGATTTATGCTAAGGTTACTAATAATGCTTCCGGTTGCTCTTCGGTTACCGATTTTTCATTAGTAGTATATGCACTTCCTAGTGCTACGGTTTCCGCGTCACCCGCACAGGTTTGTTCTGGAGACAGCACTACCGTTACATTTTCGGGAACACCTAATGCTATAGTGTACTATAAGGTTAATAATGGTTCGGTGCAAAACATTGCGCTAAGTAGCTCGGGTAGTTATGTTTTAAATCAGGTATTTACACAAAATACTACATTTGTACTTCAAAATGCTACTATTCTAACCTCTGACGGAAGTGTAGTTTGCGACCAGCCTTTAAGTGGTACTGCTACTGTTACGGTGTCTGCACTTGCACCTTTTAATGTCAGCCAATCTACCGTAATTTGTGGGCAGGGAGATACGACACTTCAACTAACAGGTGAACCAAATGCTGTAGTAGAATATTATATAGAGCCAAATGCCACATCGCCTCAATACATAACTTTAAGTGCTTTGGGCAATGGTAATCTTATCTTTAATGGCCTTACACAAAATACGACAGTAAATTTTGTAGAAATGACTGCGGCAACAGCACCAAATTGTGTGCAGCAACTGGGACAGCGTGTACAAATTGCAGTCAACCCGCTTCCGGTGGTCAATCCGGCCACGACGCCGTATTCATTATGCGATGACGGCACGGGTAGGGCTACCTTTACACTGTCTGCAAAAAACAATGAGATAACCAATAATAATACAGGCTACACGGTACGCTACTACGCCACGCAACTGCTTGCAGAGGGTGGAGCTACAGGTACCGAGCTTGCCAACAGCTACTATAGCGCTACCACAACAATCTATGCCCGTGTGCAGGATGCTACCACAAACTGTTATGTTGTAACACCATTACAATTGCAGGCACTGTCAAGCCCAACGCTAAGCCCCGTTGCAGGCCTAGATGTCTGCGAAGACGGCAGGACAGGCTCCGGCACGTTCAACCTTATTCCTGCGGGTGCCGCGGTTGTCAACAACCAGGCAGGCTATACAGCTACCTTTTACACTAGCCAGGCCTTCGCCGATGCAGGCGGTACAGCAGGCCAGATCAGCAGCCCGGGTACCTACAGCAGCACAGGTGGCACGGTGTACATCAGGGTAGTAGCCACAGGAGTGACAGGCAACTGTTATTCGGTAGGGCAGGTAATCCTGACGGTAAACCCACGCCCGGTGATCAACCCAATCCAGGATATAGTACTTTGCGACGACACTGCCCCTGCATTAGACGGCAAGGAAGTGTTTGACCTTACGAGCCGTAATACGCAGGCTACGAGCGACCCTACGGACGTTGTAACCTACTACAGGAGCAACAGCGATGCGCAGCTTGACCAGAATGCGATCATCTCACCTGCGAGCTACCAGAATGAAACCCGTGACAGGCAACAGGTATGGGTTAGAGTAGAAACAATACACGGCTGTTATGATGTAGGGAGTTTTACCCTGATCGTTAACCCGCTACCATTAGCGGATTTAAGCAGCCCAATTTTCTACGCGTGTGAAGAAACCCCGGGTGAAGGCTTGTTCTATTTTGACAGGCTGGACCCTGTAATGATGGGCGGGCAGGCCGGTTATACGGCACTGTACTATGAAAACCAGGCCGATGCGGTACCTGGCAATGCGAACTTCATTACGGTCAACCCGTACCTTTCGGTAAACAAAACGATCTATGCACTGGTAACCAATACGGCTACGGGCTGTAGCGTTGTTGCACCGGCCCAACTGGAAGTACAACCGGCGCCTATCGCACCAAACCCGACCGATCTTGAAGAATGTGACTTCAACAACGATAATGTAACTACGTTCAACCTTCAGGATGCACTGGATGAGATCCAGGCGGCAATGGGAGGTACGGTAACCCTTACGATCCATGAGACGTCAGCGGATGCGAACTACCAGAACGGGACCAACCCGATCACCACGCACCTTAATGACTATACAAACATCGAGGCACAGACCACGGGAGGCATCCAGACGCTTTACATCCGTGTAAACTCAGCGACCACCTCATGTTTTGACGTAGTACCGCTACGCCTTGTGGTGCACCCTGTGCCTACAGCGACGGACCCACTTGAGGGCTATGCACTTTGCGACAACGGCGCCAGCGATACCGACGGGCAGGCAATCTTTGACCTTACCAGCTACCAGGCTATCGTGCTGAACACGATGAACCCTGCCCAGTTTACAGTAACGTACCATACCGACCTTAGCAGCGCACAGCTAGGCACGCCTGCTATCGCTACCCCGGGCACACATACGTCAGCCACAGCTACAGTATACATCAGGGTAACGAACAACGCTACGGGCTGTTACGACATTGTACCGCTAAACCTTGTGGTGAACCCGCTACCGGTAGTAACGAACCCAACACCGCTGGTACTTTGTGATGAGGACAACCCCGGCGATGAGGTCGAGGAATTTGACCTTACCGGTAAGACAGACGAGATCACAGGAGGCGTAAACGGTTTAACCACCACGTTCCACACGAACCTTGCGGATGCAGAAGCAGGTACCGGTGCAATCCCCAACCCTGAGACATATGAAAATAGAAGCTCTCCTGCGGTACAGCCCATCTTTGTAAGGGTTACTGATAATGTAACGGGCTGCTACCGTATCGTACTAC contains the following coding sequences:
- a CDS encoding T9SS type B sorting domain-containing protein, translating into MKKIIVLIFILMLGVKGFGQNPPNDCVNAITVCGNGVFASNATGIGNIQEVSGCGGLEHNSLWLHINIVQAGTLGFDIIPDDPDVNVDYDFWVYPANALCGSLGSPIRCATTNPGLAGLSNNRTGMSGSTLVTQAGPGANGNGYVRWLQVSPGQSYYIAIDRPEGDGGFTLQWTGTATNGTGAFPESPIANQLGEVRSCSNTPGLGIFDLNALRTQINPDTTNNTINFYSSLSNAIDGISPLNNIISNSTNPQQIYAKVTNNASGCSSVTDFSLVVYALPSATVSASPAQVCSGDSTTVTFSGTPNAIVYYKVNNGSVQNIALSSSGSYVLNQVFTQNTTFVLQNATILTSDGSVVCDQPLSGTATVTVSALAPFNVSQSTVICGQGDTTLQLTGEPNAVVEYYIEPNATSPQYITLSALGNGNLIFNGLTQNTTVNFVEMTAATAPNCVQQLGQRVQIAVNPLPVVNPATTPYSLCDDGTGRATFTLSAKNNEITNNNTGYTVRYYATQLLAEGGATGTELANSYYSATTTIYARVQDATTNCYVVTPLQLQALSSPTLSPVAGLDVCEDGRTGSGTFNLIPAGAAVVNNQAGYTATFYTSQAFADAGGTAGQISSPGTYSSTGGTVYIRVVATGVTGNCYSVGQVILTVNPRPVINPIQDIVLCDDTAPALDGKEVFDLTSRNTQATSDPTDVVTYYRSNSDAQLDQNAIISPASYQNETRDRQQVWVRVETIHGCYDVGSFTLIVNPLPLADLSSPIFYACEETPGEGLFYFDRLDPVMMGGQAGYTALYYENQADAVPGNANFITVNPYLSVNKTIYALVTNTATGCSVVAPAQLEVQPAPIAPNPTDLEECDFNNDNVTTFNLQDALDEIQAAMGGTVTLTIHETSADANYQNGTNPITTHLNDYTNIEAQTTGGIQTLYIRVNSATTSCFDVVPLRLVVHPVPTATDPLEGYALCDNGASDTDGQAIFDLTSYQAIVLNTMNPAQFTVTYHTDLSSAQLGTPAIATPGTHTSATATVYIRVTNNATGCYDIVPLNLVVNPLPVVTNPTPLVLCDEDNPGDEVEEFDLTGKTDEITGGVNGLTTTFHTNLADAEAGTGAIPNPETYENRSSPAVQPIFVRVTDNVTGCYRIVLLDIRVEPLPILVQPTTDELTVCSTTNNNLGNFDLDRIAAEMIDGGTDMTVAFYYTMTDAERGNNAITGTANFENTDNTTLYVVATNTLTGCRSIVYTITLIVNPAPADVQLTDLRDCDDNDATNDGRVVFDLTQQDAAIYTLTGEVPGSLVIRYFIDEPSATAGFPRITSPAAFAGIDNQEIWVRIEYPATECFIVTSFKLFVDRPQELAHATPLIVCDELPNDNKALFDLTSKDDEILTPTGIGEQNLVQYFILEADRDAAINWITTPEAFENTVAGYQTLYVLVTTPQGCISKETLTLIVNPSPNPNINPLTLELCDSHDATIGDGIEEFDLTDAAVNILAGDTQSVLTYYANAADEAAGIAIPDETKYLNVTPWDDTVIVRVTRTDTQPGSPACSVLVTLPLHVNPLPPVYDSTGVVPLYAICNDPTTGFETFNLIGHVTDLITAAGEVPTNFDIRFYASIADITAGRALPHLYTNTTAGHQQIWVVVTNRTTTCSITTTLELYAEQAAVANPVTSPANSPMVECDYDSTNDGFTAFDLTPAGAEVLGSQNPAQYTLGYYTSQAAAEAGDITAAEYIATPAAFTNTVYLGQTIWVRVTNTSTFSPCYAVTSFNIRVSLLPTPNITSEDNDDTLCVEYSNGNVNKPVYLHAGDTTAGNTYQWYLNGTAVATNGTSERYTATEEGLYTVEVWNADNCISDAVAPFEVFLSGPAEIINTGYVVSNAFGDNQTVTVLVQGYGDYQYSLAPEDADGNATPLGPWQNSNVFTNVPLGFFTVYVRDANTLEINPCDMLRIPGVSVVDYPKYFTPNGDGINDYWNIIGLQGTGARIFIFDRYGKLIKQLSPDSRTDKGQGWDGTYNGNPLPSDDYWFTVEFNENGHARTFKAHFAMKR